GGTAACCGGTATCCATAAGGAGGCCGAACTTCCCAAATTCCATGCCAGTACCTTCGTCAAACGCGCCAGCAAGACAAAGCCGGAGGTGAACGCACAAGCCCCCGCCTATGGCCGCAAGGCGGTCCTTTATGCCACCTGCTTTGCCAATTACAACAACCCGACCATTGGAACGGCAGCCCAGGCGGTTCTGGCCCATAATGGCGTCGAAACGGAAGTGGTCTATCCCGAATGCTGCGGCATGCCACAGCTTGAGCACGGCGATCTTGCCCGCGTGTCGGACAAGGCAAAAACGGTTTCCAAGGCCCTCAAACCCTATATCGACCAGGGTTATGACGTTATCGCACTGGTGCCGAGCTGTACCCTGATGCTGAAATTTGAATGGCCGCTGATCACCCCGGAGGATGAGGACGTCAAACGCCTGTCCCAGGCCACGTTCGACATCAGCGAGTATATCGTCGATATCGCCAAGAAGGATGGCCTGGCAGATGGCCTGACGCCTCTGGATGGTGGCGTATCGGTTCATCTGGCCTGCCATGCGCGGGCCCAGAATATGGGCCAGAAGGCGGCTGAACTGATGCAACTGCTGCCGGACACCGACCTGAAGGTCGTGGAGCGTTGCTCCGGCCACGGCGGTTCCTGGGGCATCATGAAGGATAATTTCGAGGTCGGCATGAAAGTCGGACGCCCGGTCTTCCGGCAAATGGCCGACGGCGGCAAACCGAAATATATTGCCAGCGAATGCCCATTGGCCGGCCTGCATATCGGACAGGGCATCGAACGCCAGGCAAAAGAGGGCGACACGCAGCCGGAAACCGTGCCGCACCCGATCATACTAATGGCGAAGTCCTACGGCCTGACCTATTAGGCCGCTGGACGAATAAACAACGAAGACCCACGGAGAGTAGACATGTCTGCAGCGCGTAAGATCACCAAGGACGATATCCTGCCGCTGGACGAATACATCAAGGTTCGCAAGGACCGTAAGGCCGCATTATTGCCGCGCAAGAAAAAGCGGCGCGCGGAAATCGGCCCGGTTGCCACCGTCTATTTCGAATCCTTCGATACCATGCTGCATCAGATTCAGGAGATGCTCTATATCGAAAAAGGCGGCGACGAACAGTTACGGGACGAACTGGCGGCCTATAACCCGCTCGTCCCCAACGGGCGCGAGCTGGTGACGACCGTCATGTTTGAAATCGACGATGAGATCCGCCGACGCAACTTCCTGTCTCGCCTCGGCGGGGTCGAAGAGACCATGTTCATCAAATTCGGCGATGAAGAGATTTTCGGCCGTCCGGAAGAGGATGTGGACAGGACCACAGCCGACGGCAAAGCCTCCAGCGTGCAGTTCATCCATTTCCCTTTCACCGATGAACAGGCCGCAAAGTTCAGCGAACCCGGCACGCAGGTCATCGTCGGCTTCAAACATCCCGAATATGCCCATATGGCGATCATTCAGGAGGAAAGCCGCGCCGAACTGGCCGGTGACTTTGCTTGAGAATACGGCTCAGGCCGCAATAACGACCTTGTTGCGGCCTGCTTCCTTTGCCTTATAAAGGGCCCGGTCCGCACGGCGGAGAACATCATCAAGTGTTTCGCCTTCGGACCATTGTGCAAGGCCGATACTGACGGTCACCTGGACATTCTCCCCGTCACCGACGTCAATTGAAGCGTCTTCAATTGCCTTGTGACAACGCTTGGCAACGGCCTGCGCCTCATCAGCCGATGTTTCCGGCAGGCAGATCGCGAATTCCTCGCCCCCCAGGCGCCCGATGCTATCGGGTTCCCGCAGCGATTCCATGCATTTCTCCGCGATGAATTTGAGGACCTCGTCACCCGCGGCGTGACCATAGCTGTCGTTGACATGTTTGAAATGATCTACATCCAGCATGCATAGCGTCAGCGGCTGACCATAGCGTTTGCAGCGTACGACCTCCCGTTCCGCCACTTCCATGAAATACCTGCGGATGAAGACATTGGTCAGAAAATCTATGGTGGCCATGCGGCGCAGTTCCACCGTCCGCGCCCGCAGGGTCAGCAGGCTT
The Aestuariispira ectoiniformans genome window above contains:
- a CDS encoding GGDEF domain-containing response regulator — encoded protein: MQVVVIDDTLITARLIAEYLKKIGGVDPIIFTDPEEGLRYCMDNEIDLLMVDYMMPKMNGLDVIRSYREQRSKEEFPIVMVTAMEERDVLRQAFEAGANDFVPKPLEPVELIARAQSLLTLRARTVELRRMATIDFLTNVFIRRYFMEVAEREVVRCKRYGQPLTLCMLDVDHFKHVNDSYGHAAGDEVLKFIAEKCMESLREPDSIGRLGGEEFAICLPETSADEAQAVAKRCHKAIEDASIDVGDGENVQVTVSIGLAQWSEGETLDDVLRRADRALYKAKEAGRNKVVIAA
- a CDS encoding heterodisulfide reductase-related iron-sulfur binding cluster: MREGSLDAPIRHPINWTDPEFYDAEKLDEELRRVFDICHGCRRCFNLCDSFPRLFDLIDESESGELDTVDSKDFKPVADACTLCDMCFMTKCPYVPPHEFNLDFPHLMLRYRAVELKNGQQSAMDRQLTETDRNGKLAGMVAPISNWASDRHNSMTRPVMEKVTGIHKEAELPKFHASTFVKRASKTKPEVNAQAPAYGRKAVLYATCFANYNNPTIGTAAQAVLAHNGVETEVVYPECCGMPQLEHGDLARVSDKAKTVSKALKPYIDQGYDVIALVPSCTLMLKFEWPLITPEDEDVKRLSQATFDISEYIVDIAKKDGLADGLTPLDGGVSVHLACHARAQNMGQKAAELMQLLPDTDLKVVERCSGHGGSWGIMKDNFEVGMKVGRPVFRQMADGGKPKYIASECPLAGLHIGQGIERQAKEGDTQPETVPHPIILMAKSYGLTY
- a CDS encoding DUF3501 family protein — its product is MSAARKITKDDILPLDEYIKVRKDRKAALLPRKKKRRAEIGPVATVYFESFDTMLHQIQEMLYIEKGGDEQLRDELAAYNPLVPNGRELVTTVMFEIDDEIRRRNFLSRLGGVEETMFIKFGDEEIFGRPEEDVDRTTADGKASSVQFIHFPFTDEQAAKFSEPGTQVIVGFKHPEYAHMAIIQEESRAELAGDFA